From the genome of Leptotrichia sp. HSP-342:
GAATACTATCCAAAATCAGATAGAAGATATGCAGATTTATCTGATTCTGAAGCGCCACTTGGAGAAAGCCTTAAAGATACTATCGAAAGAGTTCTGCCTTACTGGCACTCACATATTTCAAAAAGTTTGCAGGAAGGGAAAAATGTTATTGTAGCAGCTCACGGAAATAGTTTGCGTGCTTTAATAAAATATTTGCTAAATATTTCAGATGACGATATTTTAAAACTGAATTTAACAACAGGAAAACCTTTAGTATTTGAAATAGATAAAGATTTAAAAGTATTGTCATCACCAGATTCATTTTAATTTTAATAAAAATAAAATCTTTTAAGCAAGGGCAAAATTTTAGTCCTTGCATTTTTATTTTGCATTTTTTAGTAATTTCAATTATAATAAAAATAAAGTGTAGTATTTAAATTGTTAAATAAATATATATTATAAAAAAATGGAAGGATGATGAAAAATATGACTTTGGAAATAACTACCCCAGCTGTTCTTTTTCCTACGGTATCTCTTCTTTTGCTGGCATATACTAACAGATTTTTGGCACTTACAGCGATTGTTAGACAGATGGATTCAAGCGGAGAAATCGAGCATGAATTTTATCAAGTTAAGAATCTAAGGAAAAGATTGAAATACATTAAAAGAATGCAGTATTTTGGGGTTTTTAGCTTATTATTATGTGCTGTTTCAATGTTATTCCTGTTTT
Proteins encoded in this window:
- a CDS encoding DUF2721 domain-containing protein; translation: MMKNMTLEITTPAVLFPTVSLLLLAYTNRFLALTAIVRQMDSSGEIEHEFYQVKNLRKRLKYIKRMQYFGVFSLLLCAVSMLFLFFQINFIGYISFGISLVSLIISLIFSLLEIQISLEALRIHLNYNENDNEIKKKNK